The Methanofollis sp. UBA420 genome contains a region encoding:
- a CDS encoding NifB/NifX family molybdenum-iron cluster-binding protein: MKIAVATDGEGGLDAVVATDFGRADTFTFVEVEGGAIGTVETVANDACRVAQGAGMAAADQMMREGVDAVVAGHFGPHAEEMFGEEGIIIVLMPKVMAKDAVERYLKVA, translated from the coding sequence ATGAAGATCGCCGTAGCAACCGATGGAGAGGGCGGCCTTGACGCCGTTGTGGCCACCGATTTCGGCCGTGCCGACACATTCACTTTTGTCGAGGTGGAGGGGGGTGCGATCGGCACGGTCGAGACCGTGGCGAACGATGCCTGCCGCGTGGCACAGGGGGCCGGCATGGCCGCCGCCGATCAGATGATGAGAGAGGGGGTTGACGCCGTGGTCGCCGGGCACTTCGGCCCCCATGCCGAGGAGATGTTCGGCGAGGAGGGGATCATAATCGTGCTGATGCCGAAGGTGATGGCGAAAGATGCGGTGGA
- a CDS encoding DUF2150 family protein, with translation MGMAKKSAKEQEPMKLFYIFYSEERWNNWLSTLREADFEGGDDEEEMPQGFQTLQSFVEDVTISVLKIVKLYQNERFSKEDALEKLEGVENIVMAGLPEDDPLVDIVGDVQISLLALFASCRTFLEGDYEADPKALVKDGRKAADDEPEVALDMAAKLGAQIINGGKWSATYLKSKGDPTVFDEWLTEIETMSEAVQSLKKFDEEPGEGT, from the coding sequence ATGGGAATGGCAAAGAAGAGCGCAAAAGAACAGGAGCCAATGAAGTTATTCTATATTTTCTACAGCGAAGAACGCTGGAATAACTGGTTGTCCACCCTCAGGGAGGCGGACTTCGAGGGTGGCGACGACGAGGAGGAGATGCCGCAGGGCTTCCAGACCCTCCAGAGTTTTGTCGAGGACGTCACCATCTCGGTCCTGAAGATCGTGAAACTCTACCAGAACGAGCGGTTCAGCAAGGAAGATGCGCTCGAGAAACTCGAGGGCGTCGAGAATATCGTGATGGCCGGCCTCCCTGAAGACGACCCCCTCGTCGATATCGTCGGAGACGTGCAGATCTCTCTGCTTGCGCTCTTTGCATCCTGCAGGACATTCCTTGAGGGCGACTATGAGGCCGATCCGAAGGCTCTCGTCAAGGACGGGAGAAAGGCGGCCGACGACGAACCCGAGGTCGCCCTGGACATGGCGGCAAAACTCGGCGCACAGATCATCAACGGAGGCAAGTGGAGCGCCACTTACCTCAAGAGCAAGGGGGACCCGACCGTCTTCGACGAGTGGCTCACCGAGATCGAGACGATGTCGGAGGCCGTGCAGTCCCTGAAGAAGTTCGACGAAGAGCCCGGTGAAGGGACGTGA
- a CDS encoding DUF5814 domain-containing protein, translating to MIADKARFRASRKIERVTGVRLPDRVFNTAFLEAVAPAMGNRALDTRVREQLLNIHRDFLACKCRDNPNCGCPEKKFAKTILEYRETGLDHRQIADAILDEYGIDVFPADILSFLEEMVHTLEVVKEVARIEGKEGLMKETDRHIKAVER from the coding sequence GTGATCGCAGACAAGGCCCGGTTCCGCGCAAGCAGGAAGATTGAACGAGTTACGGGAGTCCGCCTCCCCGACCGGGTCTTCAACACTGCATTTCTGGAAGCGGTCGCCCCGGCGATGGGCAACCGCGCCCTCGATACCCGCGTGCGGGAGCAACTCCTCAATATCCACCGGGACTTTCTCGCCTGCAAGTGCAGGGACAACCCGAACTGCGGGTGTCCTGAGAAGAAGTTTGCAAAGACGATCCTCGAATACAGGGAGACCGGCCTCGACCACCGCCAGATCGCGGATGCGATCCTGGACGAATATGGCATCGATGTCTTCCCTGCCGATATACTCTCGTTCCTCGAAGAGATGGTCCACACCCTCGAAGTGGTCAAGGAGGTGGCCAGGATCGAGGGGAAAGAGGGCCTGATGAAGGAGACGGACAGGCATATCAAAGCGGTGGAGCGGTGA